The Papaver somniferum cultivar HN1 chromosome 3, ASM357369v1, whole genome shotgun sequence genome includes a region encoding these proteins:
- the LOC113356617 gene encoding vacuolar protein sorting-associated protein 45 homolog isoform X2 yields the protein MVLTSALRDYVTRMLQDISGMKVLILDSQTVSIVSVVFSQSELLQKEVFLVELVDSTSKESMLHLKAVYFLRPTSENIQHLRRQIANPRFGEYHLFFSNIMKDTQIHVLADSDEQEVVQQVQEFYGDFCAIDPYHFTLNFPLNHIYMLPAVVDPSSLQNFCDRVVDGITAVFLALKRRPVIRYQRTSDISKRIAQEASKIMYERETGLFDFRRTEISPLLLIVDRRDDPVTPLLNQWTYQAMVHELIGIQDNKVDLRNIGKAPKDQQEVVLSSEQDAFFKSNMYENFGDLGMNIKRMVDDFQQIAKSNQNIQTIEDMAKFVDNYPEYRKKHGNVSKHVTMVTELSKIAEERKLMLVSQTEQDLACNGGQVAAFEAVMNLLSNDSVSDVDRLRLVMLYALRYEKESPVQLMQLCNKLASRSAKYKSGVQFLIKQAGVDKRTGDLYGNRDLLNIARNMARGIKGVENVYTQHQPLLFQTMESITKGRLRDVEYPFIGNHFQQGRPQDVVIFVVGGTTYEEARAVALHNASNSGTRFILGGSVVLNSKRFLKDLEEAQRIAKSNISAV from the exons ATGGTGCTTACTTCAGCGTTAAGAGATTATGTAACAAGGATGTTACAAGATATCTCTGGGATGAAAGTTCTCATCCTTGATTCTCAAACG GTTAGTATTGTAAGTGTTGTGTTTTCACAATCAGAGTTACTTCAGAAAGAAGTTTTCCTGGTTGAattggtggattcaacatccaaAGAATCTATGTTACATCTCAAAGCTGTTTATTTCCTAAGACCAACATCAGAAAATATTCAACACTTGCGACGACAAATAGCTAATCCAAGATTCGGAGAATATCACTTGT TTTTCTCCAATATCATGAAGGACACTCAGATTCATGTACTCGCTGACTCGGATGAGCAAGAGGTTGTACAGCAAGTTCAG GAGTTTTATGGAGATTTCTGTGCCATAGATCCTTACCATTTCACTTTAAATTTTCCTCTGAATCACATTTATATGCTCCCAGCAGTTGTGGACCCCTCAAGTTTGCAAAACTTTTGTGATCGAGTCGTTGATGGTATTACTGCTGTCTTCTTAGCATTAAAACGCCGACCTGTTATACGGTATCAACGAACCTCTGATATTTCTAAGAGGATAGCTCAGGAAGCTTCG AAAATCATGTACGAGCGAGAAACTGGTCTCTTTGATTTCAGACGGACAGAAATCTCTCCTTTGTTGCTAATAGTTGATAGGAGGGATGACCCTGTTACTCCATTATTGAATCAATGGACGTATCAG GCAATGGTCCATGAATTAATTGGAATTCAAGATAATAAAGTGGACTTGAGAAATATCGGCAAAGCTCCTAAAGATCAGCAG GAGGTTGTACTATCATCAGAACAAGATGCCTTTTTTAAATCAAATATGTATGAGAATTTTGGAGATCTTGGGATGAATATCAAGCGAATGGTGGATGATTTTCAGCAGATAGCGAAGAGTAACCAGAACATTCAAACAATAG aAGACATGGCCAAATTTGTTGACAACTACCCTGAGTATAGAAAAAAGCATGGAAATGTCTCAAAGCATGTAACAATGGTGACGGAATTGAGCAAAATTGCTGAGGAGCGGAAGCTCATGTTAGTGTCACAAACAGAACAAGATTTAGCGTGCAATGGGGGTCAGGTCGCAGCCTTTGAG GCTGTCATGAATCTTTTAAGCAATGATAGCGTCTCTGACGTTGACCGCTTGCGTCTAGTAATGTTGTATGCTTTGCGCTACGAGAAAGAGAGCCCAGTTCAATTGATGCAGCTGTGCAACAAACTGGCGTCACGATCCGCGAAGTATAAATCTGGT GTCCAGTTCCTCATAAAGCAAGCAGGCGTTGATAAAAGAACTGGTGATCTGTATGGGAACCGAGATCTTCTAAATATTGCTCGCAATATGGCACGTGGAATTAAG GGGGTGGAGAATGTGTATACCCAGCACCAGCCTCTTCTGTTCCAAACTATGGAAAGCATCACAAAGGGACGGCTTAGAGACGTGGAATACCCATTTATTGGTAATCACTTCCAGCAAGGCAG ACCTCAGGATGTAGTGATCTTCGTTGTGGGCGGCACAACATACGAGGAGGCACGTGCTGTGGCTTTACATAATGCTTCTAATTCTGGAACCCGCTTTATACTTGGTGGTTCAGTCGTTCTCAATTCAAAGAG GTTTCTGAAGGACTTGGAAGAAGCTCAGAGAATAGCCAAGTCAAACATTAGTGCAGTTTGA
- the LOC113356617 gene encoding vacuolar protein sorting-associated protein 45 homolog isoform X1 codes for MVLTSALRDYVTRMLQDISGMKVLILDSQTVSIVSVVFSQSELLQKEVFLVELVDSTSKESMLHLKAVYFLRPTSENIQHLRRQIANPRFGEYHLFFSNIMKDTQIHVLADSDEQEVVQQVQEFYGDFCAIDPYHFTLNFPLNHIYMLPAVVDPSSLQNFCDRVVDGITAVFLALKRRPVIRYQRTSDISKRIAQEASKIMYERETGLFDFRRTEISPLLLIVDRRDDPVTPLLNQWTYQAMVHELIGIQDNKVDLRNIGKAPKDQQEVVLSSEQDAFFKSNMYENFGDLGMNIKRMVDDFQQIAKSNQNIQTIEDMAKFVDNYPEYRKKHGNVSKHVTMVTELSKIAEERKLMLVSQTEQDLACNGGQVAAFEAVMNLLSNDSVSDVDRLRLVMLYALRYEKESPVQLMQLCNKLASRSAKYKSGQVQFLIKQAGVDKRTGDLYGNRDLLNIARNMARGIKGVENVYTQHQPLLFQTMESITKGRLRDVEYPFIGNHFQQGRPQDVVIFVVGGTTYEEARAVALHNASNSGTRFILGGSVVLNSKRFLKDLEEAQRIAKSNISAV; via the exons ATGGTGCTTACTTCAGCGTTAAGAGATTATGTAACAAGGATGTTACAAGATATCTCTGGGATGAAAGTTCTCATCCTTGATTCTCAAACG GTTAGTATTGTAAGTGTTGTGTTTTCACAATCAGAGTTACTTCAGAAAGAAGTTTTCCTGGTTGAattggtggattcaacatccaaAGAATCTATGTTACATCTCAAAGCTGTTTATTTCCTAAGACCAACATCAGAAAATATTCAACACTTGCGACGACAAATAGCTAATCCAAGATTCGGAGAATATCACTTGT TTTTCTCCAATATCATGAAGGACACTCAGATTCATGTACTCGCTGACTCGGATGAGCAAGAGGTTGTACAGCAAGTTCAG GAGTTTTATGGAGATTTCTGTGCCATAGATCCTTACCATTTCACTTTAAATTTTCCTCTGAATCACATTTATATGCTCCCAGCAGTTGTGGACCCCTCAAGTTTGCAAAACTTTTGTGATCGAGTCGTTGATGGTATTACTGCTGTCTTCTTAGCATTAAAACGCCGACCTGTTATACGGTATCAACGAACCTCTGATATTTCTAAGAGGATAGCTCAGGAAGCTTCG AAAATCATGTACGAGCGAGAAACTGGTCTCTTTGATTTCAGACGGACAGAAATCTCTCCTTTGTTGCTAATAGTTGATAGGAGGGATGACCCTGTTACTCCATTATTGAATCAATGGACGTATCAG GCAATGGTCCATGAATTAATTGGAATTCAAGATAATAAAGTGGACTTGAGAAATATCGGCAAAGCTCCTAAAGATCAGCAG GAGGTTGTACTATCATCAGAACAAGATGCCTTTTTTAAATCAAATATGTATGAGAATTTTGGAGATCTTGGGATGAATATCAAGCGAATGGTGGATGATTTTCAGCAGATAGCGAAGAGTAACCAGAACATTCAAACAATAG aAGACATGGCCAAATTTGTTGACAACTACCCTGAGTATAGAAAAAAGCATGGAAATGTCTCAAAGCATGTAACAATGGTGACGGAATTGAGCAAAATTGCTGAGGAGCGGAAGCTCATGTTAGTGTCACAAACAGAACAAGATTTAGCGTGCAATGGGGGTCAGGTCGCAGCCTTTGAG GCTGTCATGAATCTTTTAAGCAATGATAGCGTCTCTGACGTTGACCGCTTGCGTCTAGTAATGTTGTATGCTTTGCGCTACGAGAAAGAGAGCCCAGTTCAATTGATGCAGCTGTGCAACAAACTGGCGTCACGATCCGCGAAGTATAAATCTGGT CAGGTCCAGTTCCTCATAAAGCAAGCAGGCGTTGATAAAAGAACTGGTGATCTGTATGGGAACCGAGATCTTCTAAATATTGCTCGCAATATGGCACGTGGAATTAAG GGGGTGGAGAATGTGTATACCCAGCACCAGCCTCTTCTGTTCCAAACTATGGAAAGCATCACAAAGGGACGGCTTAGAGACGTGGAATACCCATTTATTGGTAATCACTTCCAGCAAGGCAG ACCTCAGGATGTAGTGATCTTCGTTGTGGGCGGCACAACATACGAGGAGGCACGTGCTGTGGCTTTACATAATGCTTCTAATTCTGGAACCCGCTTTATACTTGGTGGTTCAGTCGTTCTCAATTCAAAGAG GTTTCTGAAGGACTTGGAAGAAGCTCAGAGAATAGCCAAGTCAAACATTAGTGCAGTTTGA